A genome region from Thermococcus gorgonarius includes the following:
- a CDS encoding 50S ribosomal protein L11, with protein sequence MPQVVEVLVEGGKASPGPPLGPAIGPLGLNVKQVVDEINKATKEFEGMQVPVKIIVEDPKKKTFRIEVGIPPTSQLIKKELGIPKGSSEPVHSPVGNLTMEQVIKIAKMKIDQMLSPTLKAAAKEVIGTALSMGVTVEGKDPREVQREIDEGVYDELFAKAEEAE encoded by the coding sequence ATGCCACAGGTCGTTGAAGTGCTCGTTGAGGGTGGAAAAGCATCTCCCGGACCCCCGCTCGGTCCCGCTATCGGTCCGCTCGGACTTAACGTTAAGCAGGTTGTTGATGAGATCAACAAGGCCACCAAGGAATTCGAGGGGATGCAAGTTCCCGTAAAGATCATCGTTGAAGATCCAAAGAAGAAGACCTTCAGAATTGAAGTAGGTATTCCACCGACCAGCCAGCTCATAAAGAAGGAACTGGGGATTCCAAAGGGTTCAAGCGAGCCCGTTCACAGCCCTGTTGGAAACCTGACCATGGAGCAGGTTATCAAGATAGCCAAGATGAAGATCGACCAGATGCTCTCACCAACTCTCAAGGCAGCAGCCAAAGAAGTTATCGGTACGGCACTCAGCATGGGCGTTACCGTCGAAGGCAAGGACCCAAGGGAAGTTCAGAGAGAGATCGACGAGGGGGTTTACGACGAGCTCTTTGCCAAGGCTGAGGAGGCCGAGTGA
- the ftsZ gene encoding cell division protein FtsZ, whose product MLKLIEDAMDKAASGQVGSKVPEASFSEQSDIDEELKKLLEQIQAKIYVVGVGGAGCNTINRMMQVGIQGAKIIAVNTDAQDLLKIRAHKKILIGKELTRGLGAGNNPKIGEEAAKESEREIREALEGADMVFVTCGLGGGTGTGAAPVIAEMAKKMGALTVSVVTLPFTVEGIRRIKNAEYGLERLRKASDTVIVIPNDKLMEVAPNLPIHMAFKVADEILVQAVKGITELITKPGLVNLDFNDVRAVMKDGGVAMIGIGESDSEKRALEAAQQALNSPLLDVDISGAKGALISISGSDVKLEEAQQIIELVTSKLDPEAQVIWGIQLDEELGKMIRILLVVTGVSSPYAVSEEEPSTYEGEERRIVKLSVDEF is encoded by the coding sequence ATGTTGAAACTGATTGAAGACGCCATGGATAAAGCCGCTTCAGGTCAGGTAGGATCCAAAGTTCCAGAGGCTTCGTTTTCAGAGCAGAGTGATATAGACGAGGAACTCAAAAAGCTTCTCGAGCAGATTCAGGCAAAGATATACGTTGTTGGTGTCGGCGGTGCTGGCTGCAACACAATAAACAGGATGATGCAGGTTGGCATTCAGGGAGCAAAGATAATAGCCGTTAACACCGACGCTCAGGACCTTCTGAAGATAAGGGCCCACAAGAAAATCCTCATAGGAAAGGAACTTACCAGGGGCCTTGGAGCAGGAAACAACCCGAAGATAGGTGAAGAAGCTGCCAAAGAAAGCGAGAGGGAAATAAGAGAAGCCCTGGAAGGGGCAGACATGGTCTTTGTTACCTGCGGTCTCGGTGGTGGAACCGGTACCGGTGCCGCTCCGGTTATAGCGGAGATGGCCAAGAAGATGGGCGCCCTCACGGTTTCGGTTGTAACGCTACCGTTTACGGTTGAGGGAATAAGGCGCATCAAGAACGCTGAGTACGGTCTCGAAAGGCTCAGGAAAGCCAGCGACACCGTCATAGTCATCCCGAACGACAAGCTCATGGAAGTTGCCCCGAACCTGCCGATACACATGGCATTTAAAGTGGCGGACGAGATACTTGTCCAGGCAGTCAAGGGCATCACCGAACTTATAACCAAGCCGGGCCTCGTTAACCTCGACTTCAACGACGTTAGGGCCGTCATGAAAGACGGCGGCGTAGCCATGATCGGTATCGGAGAGAGCGACAGCGAGAAGCGCGCCCTTGAAGCTGCCCAGCAGGCTTTGAACAGCCCGCTCCTTGACGTTGACATCAGCGGTGCGAAGGGCGCTTTGATAAGCATCAGTGGAAGCGACGTCAAGCTCGAGGAGGCGCAGCAGATAATTGAACTCGTTACCAGCAAGCTCGACCCGGAGGCTCAGGTCATCTGGGGAATCCAGCTGGATGAAGAGCTGGGCAAGATGATAAGGATTTTACTCGTTGTCACTGGTGTTAGCTCACCTTACGCAGTTTCAGAAGAAGAGCCATCCACCTATGAGGGCGAAGAGAGAAGAATTGTGAAGCTAAGCGTTGATGAGTTCTGA
- a CDS encoding protein translocase SEC61 complex subunit gamma, protein MAEGYAEKIKNFLAESRRVLLVTRKPSWKEYKMAAKITGVGMILIGTIGLIITIIGYLILGGQGL, encoded by the coding sequence ATGGCTGAAGGGTACGCTGAGAAAATTAAGAACTTCCTGGCCGAATCAAGGAGAGTCCTCCTGGTCACGAGAAAACCAAGCTGGAAGGAGTACAAGATGGCAGCAAAGATAACCGGAGTCGGAATGATCCTTATAGGAACCATCGGCTTAATAATAACCATAATCGGCTACCTCATCCTTGGCGGACAAGGTCTCTGA
- a CDS encoding D-aminoacyl-tRNA deacylase, with amino-acid sequence MEPAKVIMTTRVDLASMNIKEKLIQNFGFKKTETTFDGNTVFKLKDTVILTTNEEMIYYDGLDSEIEKQIGIKPEIIVFASRHSSKQKLPALTTHVTGNWGKAMYGGKDESLAIAHPVAMKLALLKLHELNDLDWTVCYEATHHGPSELEVPSLFIEIGSSEEEWVNDRAGEILAETIIYVINNVEKTEKKFKLALGIGGGHYAPKQTKRALESDLAFGHILPKYAQPVSREVLMKGIERNYGKIEAIYVDWKGSRGATRQMAKELAQELGLEFIKD; translated from the coding sequence ATGGAGCCAGCAAAGGTAATAATGACAACCAGGGTCGATCTCGCATCTATGAACATAAAAGAGAAGCTGATCCAGAATTTCGGATTCAAGAAGACAGAGACCACCTTTGACGGGAACACTGTGTTCAAGCTAAAGGACACCGTGATATTAACCACGAACGAAGAGATGATATACTACGATGGCCTTGATTCCGAGATAGAAAAACAGATCGGGATAAAGCCAGAGATCATTGTCTTTGCGTCCAGACATTCCAGCAAGCAGAAGCTTCCAGCGCTTACTACCCACGTTACCGGAAACTGGGGAAAGGCCATGTATGGAGGAAAGGACGAAAGCCTCGCCATTGCCCACCCAGTTGCCATGAAGCTTGCCCTTCTCAAGCTCCACGAACTGAACGACCTTGACTGGACGGTGTGCTACGAGGCGACCCATCACGGGCCAAGCGAGCTAGAGGTTCCAAGCCTGTTCATAGAGATAGGCTCAAGCGAAGAGGAATGGGTGAATGACAGAGCAGGCGAGATACTCGCCGAAACGATAATCTACGTCATTAACAACGTGGAAAAGACAGAAAAGAAGTTCAAACTGGCTTTGGGAATAGGAGGGGGCCATTACGCGCCCAAACAAACAAAGAGAGCCCTTGAAAGTGATCTGGCCTTCGGCCACATACTGCCAAAGTACGCTCAGCCTGTAAGCAGGGAAGTTTTGATGAAGGGAATAGAACGAAACTACGGAAAGATTGAGGCCATCTACGTGGACTGGAAAGGAAGTCGCGGAGCCACTAGACAGATGGCAAAGGAACTTGCCCAAGAGCTGGGACTCGAATTCATCAAAGATTGA
- a CDS encoding ABC transporter substrate-binding protein, with protein MKKTFRVLIVFILAIAVFTAGCIGGTTSNSGKTTTSSLSKTNTTTTTKTTIQTTYPLTIKDDMNRIVTITKEPQRIVSLAPSITETLFYIGAGDKLVGVTQWADWPPAVKNITRVGGYGKYANIEIIANLSPDLIIADAYSLDILSELEKIAPVVVVNPKDVNGIYHQIELLGKITNRQGQAERVIDEMKANISRVTEKVKNLPRPRVFFLLSAYNGEYWTAGKNTFMDDIIRLAGGKNIFDDISGWGKPSKEEILARDPEVIVLLPTSGINATQLCDTFFAQTAAVKEGRVYTAKDANVYQRPSPRIVNAIMEMAEFLHPEAFGATYSPLTCQAKAET; from the coding sequence ATGAAAAAGACGTTTCGTGTTTTGATAGTGTTTATCCTAGCTATAGCAGTCTTTACAGCAGGTTGCATAGGAGGAACCACCTCAAACTCAGGCAAGACCACAACCTCTAGCCTGAGCAAGACAAATACCACTACTACGACCAAGACAACAATCCAGACGACCTACCCGCTCACAATTAAGGACGATATGAACAGGATCGTCACGATCACGAAAGAACCGCAGAGAATAGTGTCGCTTGCACCGAGCATAACCGAGACCCTTTTCTACATAGGAGCCGGCGACAAACTCGTTGGAGTGACCCAGTGGGCAGACTGGCCCCCGGCTGTAAAGAACATCACCCGGGTTGGGGGATACGGAAAGTACGCCAACATTGAGATCATTGCAAATCTCTCACCTGACCTCATAATAGCAGATGCCTATTCACTCGACATACTGAGCGAGCTTGAGAAGATAGCGCCGGTGGTAGTAGTGAACCCGAAAGACGTAAACGGCATCTACCACCAGATTGAGCTTCTTGGAAAGATAACCAACAGGCAGGGGCAGGCTGAGAGGGTAATAGACGAAATGAAGGCCAACATATCACGCGTTACCGAGAAGGTGAAAAACCTTCCAAGGCCAAGGGTTTTCTTCCTTCTAAGTGCTTACAACGGGGAATACTGGACCGCAGGCAAAAACACTTTCATGGACGACATCATAAGGCTTGCCGGTGGAAAGAACATCTTTGATGACATCAGCGGATGGGGGAAGCCCAGTAAGGAGGAGATACTGGCCAGGGATCCCGAGGTTATAGTACTACTGCCAACCTCCGGAATAAATGCCACCCAGCTCTGCGACACATTCTTTGCCCAGACCGCCGCAGTTAAGGAGGGAAGAGTGTACACCGCAAAGGACGCAAACGTTTACCAGAGGCCCAGTCCCAGAATAGTCAACGCAATCATGGAGATGGCGGAGTTCCTCCATCCCGAGGCCTTCGGGGCCACGTACAGTCCTCTCACCTGCCAGGCAAAGGCCGAAACTTAG
- a CDS encoding 50S ribosomal protein L10: protein MAHVAEWKKKEVEELTKIIKSYPVIALVDVAGVPAYPLSKMRDKLRGKALLRVSRNTLIELAIKRAAQELGKPELEKLIDYIQGGAAILATEMNPFKLYKLLEESKTPAPAKPGAVVPKDVVIPAGPTSIAPGPLVGEMQALGIPARIEKGKVSIQKDYTVLKAGEVITEQLARILNALGIEPLEVGLNLLAAYEDGIIYTPEVLAIDESEYINMLQRAYMHAFNLSVNTAYPTKQTIEAIIQKAFLGAKNVAVEAGYITKETVEDIFGRALRAVLLIAQNLPEELLDEKTKELLNAQAQVAVAAPQPAEEKVEEAEEEEEEEEASEEDALAGLGALFG from the coding sequence ATGGCCCACGTAGCCGAGTGGAAGAAGAAGGAAGTTGAAGAGCTCACCAAGATAATCAAGAGCTACCCAGTGATAGCGCTCGTTGACGTGGCCGGCGTCCCAGCTTACCCGCTCAGCAAGATGCGTGACAAGCTCCGCGGAAAGGCACTTCTCCGCGTGAGCAGGAACACCCTCATCGAGCTGGCCATAAAGAGGGCCGCCCAGGAGCTCGGAAAGCCCGAACTTGAGAAGCTCATCGACTATATACAGGGCGGAGCAGCTATACTCGCCACCGAGATGAACCCCTTCAAGCTCTACAAGCTCCTTGAGGAGAGCAAGACTCCTGCACCTGCCAAGCCGGGAGCCGTTGTTCCAAAGGATGTAGTTATTCCCGCAGGACCAACTTCAATCGCACCGGGTCCTCTCGTTGGTGAGATGCAGGCCCTCGGTATTCCGGCGAGGATCGAAAAGGGTAAGGTGAGCATTCAGAAGGACTACACTGTCCTTAAGGCGGGTGAGGTCATAACTGAACAGCTCGCAAGGATCCTTAACGCCCTCGGCATCGAGCCGCTTGAGGTTGGTCTTAACCTCCTTGCAGCCTACGAAGATGGCATAATCTACACCCCAGAGGTCCTTGCAATAGACGAGAGCGAGTACATCAACATGCTCCAGCGGGCTTACATGCATGCCTTCAACCTGTCCGTCAACACGGCTTATCCAACCAAGCAGACAATCGAGGCAATCATCCAGAAGGCATTCCTCGGAGCGAAGAACGTTGCAGTCGAGGCTGGCTACATTACCAAGGAGACTGTGGAGGACATCTTTGGCAGGGCCCTTCGTGCAGTCCTGCTCATAGCTCAGAACCTGCCCGAGGAGTTACTTGATGAAAAGACCAAAGAGCTTTTAAACGCTCAGGCCCAAGTGGCCGTTGCGGCTCCTCAGCCGGCAGAGGAAAAGGTTGAGGAGGCCGAGGAAGAGGAGGAAGAAGAGGAAGCCTCTGAGGAGGACGCGCTCGCTGGACTGGGCGCGCTCTTCGGCTGA
- a CDS encoding phosphate uptake regulator PhoU: MEFRKIQFTGRSSYIISLPKKWVLENELKQGDTVPLIINPDGSITILPRKPRGSGEKMAISISKEFSPDMAVRLAISAYIQGYDTLEIKFQEEMPFYKVKLRKTLQSLPGVEIILDEPQRIIAKSLLNESEVNLSDILTRIRSILMSMIGDLQLLIQDPKNEEVLRDIYDLENELDRFYFLVIRTVSRLLTQRTVTEESGIIRRSFDMIGILFIVRNIERIGDHITRIAENPEKLDFEKLGRLFVEVLDRIEDRDLKKIDRLMLELKREIRGIDSKESTAKESYRRILEYLENIGETIINMAIGQ; encoded by the coding sequence ATGGAGTTCAGAAAGATACAGTTTACGGGCAGGAGTTCGTACATAATATCACTGCCCAAAAAGTGGGTGCTCGAGAACGAGCTTAAACAGGGCGATACAGTTCCTCTGATCATTAACCCAGACGGGAGCATAACCATACTTCCCAGAAAACCCAGGGGAAGCGGTGAAAAAATGGCGATCAGTATATCAAAGGAATTCTCCCCCGACATGGCGGTTCGTCTGGCTATTTCAGCATACATCCAGGGCTACGATACCCTTGAGATAAAGTTCCAGGAGGAGATGCCGTTCTACAAGGTCAAGCTGAGGAAGACACTCCAGAGCCTTCCGGGAGTTGAGATAATACTGGACGAGCCCCAGAGGATAATAGCAAAGAGCCTCCTTAACGAGAGCGAAGTTAACCTCTCGGATATTCTCACGAGAATACGGTCAATTTTGATGTCAATGATAGGAGACCTCCAGCTTTTGATCCAGGATCCAAAGAACGAGGAAGTCCTGAGGGATATCTACGATCTGGAGAACGAACTCGACAGATTCTACTTTCTCGTGATAAGGACCGTCAGCAGGCTCTTGACCCAGAGGACGGTAACCGAAGAGAGCGGGATAATCAGGAGAAGCTTTGACATGATCGGGATACTGTTCATAGTTAGGAACATTGAAAGGATAGGGGACCACATAACAAGGATCGCCGAGAATCCTGAAAAGCTGGACTTCGAAAAACTGGGGAGACTTTTCGTAGAGGTTTTAGACAGAATCGAAGATAGGGACCTCAAAAAGATTGACAGATTAATGCTAGAGCTGAAAAGAGAGATAAGAGGAATAGACTCAAAGGAATCAACCGCAAAGGAGAGCTACCGGAGAATCCTGGAATACCTCGAGAACATAGGGGAGACGATAATCAACATGGCAATAGGCCAGTGA
- a CDS encoding transcription elongation factor Spt5, whose amino-acid sequence MSEGKIYTVRVTVGQEETTAKLIYSKVKTYNLPIYAILAPSKVKGYIFIEAPSKSAVDEAIKGIRHAKGTLPGEIKFEEIEHFLEEKPAVSGFEPGDIVELIAGPFKGEKAKVVRVDEAKDEIVVELIGAIVPIPVTVRGEYVRLISKHQKD is encoded by the coding sequence ATGAGCGAGGGAAAGATCTACACAGTGCGTGTCACTGTAGGCCAAGAGGAAACAACTGCGAAACTCATATACAGTAAGGTAAAAACGTACAACCTACCCATCTACGCTATCCTGGCCCCATCAAAAGTTAAGGGGTACATATTCATAGAGGCGCCGAGCAAGAGTGCCGTTGACGAGGCCATAAAGGGGATAAGACACGCCAAAGGAACCCTGCCGGGCGAGATAAAGTTCGAAGAGATAGAGCACTTTCTCGAGGAGAAGCCAGCTGTTAGCGGCTTCGAGCCTGGAGATATCGTTGAGCTTATAGCGGGGCCCTTCAAAGGCGAGAAGGCCAAGGTTGTCAGGGTTGACGAAGCCAAAGACGAGATTGTAGTTGAGCTCATAGGTGCCATAGTCCCGATACCGGTCACGGTTAGGGGCGAATACGTTAGACTTATAAGCAAACACCAAAAGGATTGA
- a CDS encoding 50S ribosomal protein L1, with protein sequence MAFDRQKLVEAVKEAKARAKPRNFTQTVEIAVNLKDIDLRKPENRFKLEVVLPHGRGKEPKIAVIADGAVAEAAKKLGLDVISGEELEELAKSPRQARKLAKKYDFFIAAAPLMPKIGRYLGRYLGPRNKMPVVVPPTMTNLEPIVEKLKKTVRIQLKNNPVVHARIGTENMDDEKLAENAEAVLQAIINKLERGENQIKSVYVKTTMGPAVKVER encoded by the coding sequence GTGGCCTTCGACAGGCAGAAACTCGTGGAAGCGGTGAAGGAGGCGAAGGCCCGGGCTAAGCCGCGCAACTTCACACAGACCGTCGAGATAGCAGTCAACCTCAAGGATATAGACCTCCGCAAGCCGGAGAACAGGTTCAAGCTTGAGGTTGTACTGCCCCACGGTCGTGGGAAGGAACCAAAGATCGCGGTCATCGCTGATGGTGCCGTTGCCGAGGCGGCTAAAAAGCTCGGGCTTGATGTGATTAGTGGAGAAGAGCTTGAGGAGCTCGCTAAGAGCCCAAGGCAGGCCAGAAAGCTGGCGAAGAAGTACGACTTTTTCATAGCGGCAGCTCCATTGATGCCGAAGATCGGTAGGTACCTCGGTAGGTACCTCGGTCCAAGGAACAAGATGCCGGTGGTCGTTCCGCCAACGATGACAAACCTCGAGCCGATAGTTGAGAAGCTCAAAAAGACCGTCAGGATACAGCTCAAGAACAACCCCGTTGTTCACGCCAGAATAGGGACGGAGAACATGGACGACGAAAAGCTCGCCGAAAACGCCGAGGCCGTTCTCCAGGCTATCATCAACAAGCTGGAACGCGGAGAGAACCAGATAAAGTCAGTGTACGTCAAGACGACAATGGGCCCGGCCGTGAAAGTTGAGAGGTGA